In the Muricauda sp. MAR_2010_75 genome, one interval contains:
- a CDS encoding SPFH domain-containing protein produces the protein MNQIQEFIQYLLQSVKFWVIVQPWQTGLIVRFGKRIKKVEKGVYFKIPYFDSVYIQESRLRVVPLSMQTLTTKDLKTVTLNGAVGYSIGSIEELYKSLFHPESTIANIVMSEISDFIYGKDLVDITPKTIQKNVFDKLKTHQYGLRFEYFKITNFAVVRTFRLIQDQSWIDEQLKMNETIK, from the coding sequence ATGAACCAAATACAAGAATTCATCCAATACCTACTACAAAGTGTAAAGTTTTGGGTAATAGTTCAACCGTGGCAAACAGGGTTGATAGTCAGGTTTGGAAAACGCATCAAAAAAGTGGAAAAGGGTGTTTACTTCAAGATACCCTACTTTGATAGTGTATACATCCAAGAGTCAAGGTTAAGGGTGGTCCCGCTATCCATGCAAACACTCACCACAAAGGATTTAAAGACGGTTACCCTTAATGGTGCCGTAGGATACTCCATAGGGTCAATTGAAGAACTGTACAAGTCCCTATTCCATCCGGAAAGCACTATAGCTAACATTGTAATGAGTGAAATATCTGATTTTATCTATGGAAAGGATTTGGTTGATATAACTCCCAAAACAATCCAAAAAAATGTATTTGATAAGCTTAAAACTCATCAATATGGGTTGAGGTTTGAATACTTCAAGATAACCAATTTCGCTGTAGTGAGAACCTTCAGGTTGATACAGGACCAGAGTTGGATTGATGAACAATTAAAAATGAACGAAACAATTAAATAG
- a CDS encoding DUF1660 family phage protein, with amino-acid sequence MRILCYIFGHYWKRHDQKKHNRRKCMICGLKEYSHKAFPDNWFKVY; translated from the coding sequence ATGAGAATACTCTGCTACATATTCGGTCATTACTGGAAACGTCATGATCAAAAAAAACACAATAGAAGGAAGTGCATGATTTGTGGACTCAAAGAGTACTCCCATAAGGCGTTCCCGGATAACTGGTTTAAGGTTTACTGA
- a CDS encoding DUF4326 domain-containing protein: MTNTKVVHCKKEAFDVYIGRPSKWGNPFSHKEGTLAKFKVTSREKAVEQYREWITNGKGKHLLKDLHELKGKILGCWCHPQKCHGDVLVELVNNLK, translated from the coding sequence ATGACAAACACCAAAGTAGTTCATTGTAAAAAAGAAGCATTTGATGTGTATATAGGTAGACCAAGTAAATGGGGAAATCCATTTTCTCACAAAGAAGGGACCTTGGCTAAATTCAAAGTTACCTCCCGTGAAAAAGCTGTTGAGCAATATAGGGAATGGATTACCAATGGAAAAGGCAAACATCTGTTGAAAGATTTACATGAGCTAAAAGGGAAGATTCTTGGTTGTTGGTGCCACCCTCAAAAATGCCATGGTGATGTATTGGTAGAATTGGTAAATAATTTGAAATGA